A region from the Leptolyngbya subtilissima AS-A7 genome encodes:
- the hisD gene encoding histidinol dehydrogenase, whose protein sequence is MLRITHQLTEARTELQRICARTHDDQVVHKEATVREILHAVRRQGDQALLQYTADFDGVTLAAEGLRFSGAELDAAYQQVSKGLLDAIRLACKNVESFHRQRVPQSWVRFEDNGVVLGKRYTPVDRAGLYVPGGRASYPSTVIMNAVPARVAGVPRIVMVTPPGKTGTVNPAVLVAAQEAGITEIYRVGGAQAIAALAYGTETIPAVDVITGPGNIYVTLAKKLVFGTVGIDSLAGPSEVLVIADHTANPAHVAADLLAQAEHDPIAAAILITTSASLAEQVAAEVDRQLLGHPRQTLTEKAIANYGLAVVVDSLELAADLSNGFAPEHLQLEVAEPWDLLEQVRHAGAIFLGHSTPEAVGDYLAGPNHTLPTSGAARYASPLSTETFMKHSSLMQYSPEALRGVAEAIAVLTETEGLPSHGDSVQRRVRPDSSDGAPIL, encoded by the coding sequence ATGCTCCGCATCACTCATCAGCTAACTGAGGCAAGAACAGAGCTGCAACGCATCTGTGCCCGCACCCACGACGACCAGGTCGTTCACAAGGAAGCAACAGTTCGAGAAATTTTGCACGCGGTTCGGCGCCAGGGAGACCAGGCGCTGTTGCAGTACACAGCAGATTTTGACGGCGTTACCCTGGCAGCCGAGGGTTTGCGCTTTTCGGGAGCGGAGCTGGATGCTGCTTACCAACAGGTTAGTAAGGGCCTGCTGGATGCGATTCGTTTGGCCTGTAAGAATGTAGAGTCGTTTCATCGTCAGCGGGTGCCCCAAAGCTGGGTGCGGTTTGAGGACAATGGAGTGGTACTCGGTAAGCGCTATACCCCTGTCGACCGAGCTGGGCTCTATGTCCCTGGTGGGCGCGCTTCCTACCCAAGCACCGTAATTATGAACGCCGTTCCGGCTCGGGTGGCTGGGGTACCTAGAATCGTGATGGTGACTCCACCTGGCAAAACCGGCACGGTCAATCCTGCCGTGTTGGTTGCGGCTCAGGAGGCTGGGATCACAGAGATTTATCGGGTTGGAGGAGCCCAGGCGATCGCGGCCCTAGCTTACGGTACCGAGACGATTCCGGCGGTAGATGTGATCACCGGTCCGGGCAATATTTATGTGACGCTGGCTAAAAAGCTGGTGTTTGGGACGGTGGGCATCGACTCGTTGGCAGGACCTTCGGAAGTGTTGGTGATTGCTGACCATACCGCCAACCCAGCCCACGTGGCAGCTGATCTGCTGGCTCAGGCTGAACATGACCCGATCGCCGCTGCGATTTTGATTACCACCAGTGCTTCTCTAGCGGAGCAGGTGGCAGCTGAGGTAGATCGGCAGCTCCTAGGCCATCCGCGCCAGACGCTGACGGAGAAGGCGATCGCAAACTATGGCTTAGCCGTCGTTGTCGATAGTCTAGAGCTAGCCGCCGACCTTTCCAATGGCTTTGCGCCCGAACACCTCCAGTTAGAAGTCGCCGAACCCTGGGATTTGCTGGAGCAGGTTCGCCACGCTGGAGCAATCTTTTTAGGGCACTCGACCCCGGAAGCGGTGGGCGACTACCTAGCCGGGCCTAACCACACCCTGCCCACTTCTGGGGCCGCCCGCTATGCTTCACCCCTGTCTACTGAAACTTTCATGAAGCACTCTAGCCTGATGCAGTATTCGCCGGAGGCGCTGCGGGGAGTGGCCGAGGCGATCGCTGTGCTGACTGAAACTGAAGGCCTACCCTCCCATGGCGACTCAGTGCAGCGGCGAGTTCGGCCTGACAGCAGCGACGGTGCCCCTATCCTCTAA
- a CDS encoding adenylate/guanylate cyclase domain-containing protein, which yields MITAEPHVNKDVDILLVDDIPDNLRVLSAILEIEGYRCRKAISGALALNAIALAPPDLILLDITMPIMDGFAVCHQLKADPATQSIPVIFLTARDAEAEKEKAFQLGAADYIVKPFMAYEVLLRVKHQLALRRQQLQLEAQNQQLQAEIKERQLAEAELRRQRQRSEELLTNVLPFQIAQRLKEREQAIADHFDGVTILFADIVDFSTVAAKLTPCELVHLLNRMFSRFDELAATYKLEKIKTIGDAYMVAAGVPTSRPDHAQAIACMALEMQSTIRDFCRPDGRPFELRIGINSGSVVAGVIGIRKFIYDLWGDTVNIASFMETTGEAGKIQVSELTYSYLKDHFTLEPRGPICLKSGDSMTTYWLAGQGQNSSCCLPDVAIEYPTSPALCCG from the coding sequence ATGATTACCGCCGAACCCCACGTCAACAAGGATGTAGACATTCTGTTGGTAGACGATATCCCTGACAATCTGCGGGTGTTGTCAGCCATTCTTGAGATTGAAGGCTACCGCTGTCGCAAGGCCATCAGTGGGGCTTTAGCTCTCAACGCCATTGCCCTGGCTCCTCCCGATCTCATTTTGCTCGACATCACCATGCCCATCATGGATGGCTTTGCTGTGTGTCATCAGCTCAAAGCGGACCCAGCTACCCAGAGCATTCCGGTGATTTTTCTCACGGCTCGCGATGCGGAAGCCGAAAAAGAAAAGGCCTTTCAACTGGGGGCGGCGGATTATATCGTCAAGCCTTTTATGGCCTACGAGGTGTTGCTGCGGGTCAAGCATCAGCTAGCCCTGCGTCGCCAGCAGCTGCAGTTAGAGGCTCAAAATCAGCAGCTCCAGGCCGAAATCAAAGAGCGTCAGCTGGCCGAAGCTGAACTGCGTCGCCAGCGCCAACGCTCTGAAGAACTATTGACCAATGTGCTGCCCTTTCAAATTGCCCAGCGCTTGAAAGAACGGGAACAGGCGATCGCCGACCACTTCGACGGAGTTACTATTCTGTTCGCGGACATCGTGGACTTTAGCACTGTGGCGGCCAAACTCACCCCTTGCGAGCTGGTGCATCTGCTCAATCGCATGTTTTCTCGGTTTGATGAGCTGGCCGCTACCTATAAGCTCGAAAAAATCAAAACCATTGGCGATGCCTACATGGTGGCGGCGGGGGTACCCACATCGCGCCCTGATCATGCCCAGGCGATCGCCTGCATGGCCCTCGAAATGCAGTCGACCATCCGCGACTTTTGCCGTCCCGACGGCCGTCCCTTTGAGCTGCGCATCGGCATCAACTCGGGCAGCGTGGTGGCCGGAGTCATTGGCATTCGCAAATTCATCTACGACCTTTGGGGCGACACCGTCAATATTGCCAGTTTTATGGAAACCACCGGCGAAGCGGGCAAAATTCAGGTGTCGGAGCTAACCTATAGCTATCTCAAAGACCACTTTACCCTAGAGCCCCGGGGCCCAATTTGCTTAAAGAGTGGCGATAGTATGACTACCTACTGGCTGGCTGGACAAGGTCAGAACAGCTCCTGCTGCCTCCCGGATGTCGCCATAGAATATCCAACCAGCCCAGCCCTCTGCTGCGGTTAG
- a CDS encoding MHYT domain-containing protein, with protein sequence MAYTVVGHYNAGLVCLSFGIAILASYTTLSLGQQILAATGWRQWPWLTGGALAMGTGIWATHFVAMLALELPLPVNYDLLTTGLSLVYAVLAAGMALWLVSRAGFSWLSLSAAGVVMGLAIAWMHYTGMAAMAMPARISYRWPLVGLSVAIAIIASTVALGFSLWSRRHPKQGDRWPAHLAVLSLGSGIGGLHYTGMAGTVFLASPNRLEAAGVWPNLEGRWLALAVGFGAGLILLGILVTLRVNQRLTRQRLQKEALSNSEHRFRTLIREMGVGALLLNPKAEILISNRAAQQFLLLPEANGVPLVFGQAGIICREDGTPFAPAELPVQQAIAQKTPIGDVIMGVRAAIADLPRWLLVNVDPQLNEAGDIERVVCTCSDVTIQKQAEDAVRAVADREKAVMRVVQRMRQTLDLETIFATTTQELQQAIGCDRSWIYRFNDDWSGSVVAEVLTDPTAPSTMTDSVPGQSLIDQDDCGARKLQNSGFDEGYLLLEDTYLQETQAETYRQDRTYHRVNDIYSEGFHSCYLEFLERWQIRAYVIVPIFAGSQLWGLLGVYAHHQVRNWTRHEVKMVLQVGAQLGTAVQQANLLRKTQQQAQALEIAKRAADAASQAKGDFLASMSHELRTPLNAILGFTQILHDDNSLNDDHRDLIAIVNRSGNHLLGLINNVLSLAKIEANKISLDETAFDLHYLLQSVDDMLQLKAEAKGIRLEVIQPPPLAHRLWADEGKLRQILINLINNAIKFTALGCVTVRSRLRGSALMLDSGGSKTHWLEITVQDTGVGIDSDELAYLFQPFEQTQSGRRSAEGTGLGLSLSNNFAQLMGGTITVTSLPGKGSTFTLSIPVGAITTTLLEPVETERSIVHLAPEQPRYRILVADDVAESRLLMRHWLEGVGFEVREASQGEEAIDLWTNWQPHLICLDMRMPVLDGYGVARQVRQLPGGSATVIVAVTASVFEEQQSDCIAAGCNAVLPKPLQRDQLLEQVGCSLGLIYQYAEVAQTDAKTAVVGPLSVDGQSSGRDQRPLTQADFSSLAPDWLAQIHQAAQAANDRQVRQLIAQLPAEQKVLAQRLDRLVNDFRLDVIIDLTAVPTAPVSL encoded by the coding sequence ATGGCCTATACGGTTGTTGGTCATTACAACGCTGGTCTAGTCTGCTTGTCTTTTGGGATTGCGATTCTGGCCTCGTACACCACGTTGAGTTTAGGGCAGCAAATTTTAGCTGCAACAGGATGGCGACAGTGGCCTTGGCTGACAGGTGGTGCTCTAGCGATGGGCACCGGCATTTGGGCTACCCACTTTGTGGCCATGCTGGCCTTGGAGCTACCGCTGCCAGTCAACTACGATCTACTCACTACCGGACTCTCGTTGGTATATGCAGTGCTAGCGGCAGGAATGGCCCTCTGGTTGGTCAGCCGCGCGGGCTTTAGCTGGTTGAGTCTGAGCGCGGCGGGCGTTGTGATGGGGCTGGCGATCGCCTGGATGCATTACACCGGCATGGCCGCCATGGCTATGCCCGCCCGCATTAGCTATCGTTGGCCTTTGGTGGGGCTTTCGGTTGCCATTGCCATAATCGCTTCGACGGTTGCCTTGGGCTTTAGCCTCTGGTCTCGCCGCCACCCTAAGCAGGGCGATCGCTGGCCCGCCCACCTGGCAGTGCTATCTCTAGGCTCGGGGATTGGCGGACTGCACTACACAGGCATGGCGGGAACGGTGTTTTTGGCTAGCCCCAACCGCCTAGAAGCGGCTGGAGTTTGGCCGAATTTAGAAGGACGTTGGCTGGCGTTGGCGGTCGGGTTTGGGGCCGGGCTAATTTTGCTGGGCATCCTCGTCACCCTAAGAGTTAACCAGCGCCTCACTCGACAGCGCCTGCAAAAAGAGGCGTTATCCAACAGCGAACACCGCTTTCGCACCCTGATTCGCGAGATGGGGGTAGGGGCACTGCTGCTCAATCCCAAGGCCGAAATCTTGATCAGCAACCGGGCGGCTCAGCAGTTTTTGCTGCTGCCCGAAGCCAACGGTGTTCCTTTAGTGTTCGGTCAAGCGGGAATAATTTGCCGTGAAGATGGCACCCCCTTTGCACCCGCCGAGTTGCCGGTGCAGCAGGCCATTGCCCAGAAGACCCCAATCGGAGACGTGATTATGGGGGTAAGGGCCGCGATCGCCGACCTACCGCGCTGGCTGCTGGTCAATGTTGACCCTCAGCTCAACGAGGCCGGCGACATCGAACGGGTGGTCTGCACCTGTAGCGACGTCACCATTCAAAAGCAGGCTGAAGACGCCGTGCGGGCGGTGGCCGATCGTGAAAAGGCGGTCATGCGCGTTGTGCAGCGCATGCGCCAAACCCTCGATTTGGAAACTATTTTTGCCACCACCACCCAAGAGCTTCAGCAGGCGATCGGCTGCGATCGCTCCTGGATATACCGTTTCAACGACGACTGGAGCGGTTCTGTCGTGGCCGAAGTCCTCACTGACCCCACGGCTCCCTCAACTATGACCGACTCGGTGCCGGGTCAGTCACTCATTGATCAGGATGACTGTGGTGCCCGCAAGTTGCAAAATAGCGGCTTTGACGAGGGCTACCTGCTGTTAGAGGACACTTACCTACAGGAAACCCAAGCCGAAACTTACCGCCAAGACCGCACCTACCACCGCGTAAACGATATCTACAGCGAAGGGTTTCACAGCTGCTACCTAGAGTTTTTAGAGCGTTGGCAGATTCGGGCCTACGTCATCGTGCCGATTTTCGCCGGCAGCCAGCTTTGGGGGCTGCTAGGTGTCTATGCCCATCACCAGGTCCGCAACTGGACCCGCCACGAGGTGAAAATGGTGCTTCAGGTAGGGGCTCAGTTAGGTACCGCTGTACAGCAGGCCAACCTGCTGCGCAAAACCCAGCAGCAGGCCCAGGCATTAGAAATTGCCAAGCGCGCCGCCGATGCCGCTAGCCAGGCCAAGGGTGATTTCCTGGCCAGCATGAGCCACGAGCTGCGCACGCCCCTCAACGCTATTTTGGGCTTCACCCAAATCTTGCATGACGACAACAGCCTCAACGACGACCACCGCGACTTGATTGCCATTGTCAATCGCAGTGGCAATCATCTGCTGGGGTTAATCAACAATGTGCTGTCTCTGGCAAAAATTGAGGCTAACAAAATCAGCCTCGATGAAACGGCGTTCGATCTGCACTATCTCCTCCAGTCCGTAGACGACATGCTGCAGCTCAAGGCCGAGGCCAAAGGCATTCGCTTGGAAGTAATCCAACCGCCGCCGCTGGCCCATCGGCTGTGGGCTGATGAAGGCAAACTACGGCAAATTCTCATCAACTTAATCAACAACGCTATTAAATTTACGGCTCTGGGCTGCGTCACCGTGCGATCGCGGCTGCGGGGCAGCGCCTTAATGCTCGATAGCGGCGGCAGTAAAACCCACTGGCTTGAAATCACGGTGCAGGACACCGGAGTGGGCATCGACTCCGACGAGCTTGCCTATCTGTTTCAGCCCTTTGAGCAAACTCAATCGGGGCGGCGCTCCGCCGAGGGTACAGGGCTGGGCCTATCCCTCAGCAACAACTTTGCCCAGCTCATGGGCGGCACCATTACCGTAACCAGTTTGCCCGGCAAAGGCTCGACTTTTACCCTCAGCATTCCCGTCGGGGCTATTACTACTACCCTGCTCGAACCCGTCGAGACAGAACGGTCAATTGTGCACCTAGCCCCCGAACAGCCCCGCTACCGCATTCTGGTTGCCGACGATGTAGCCGAAAGCCGCCTACTCATGCGCCATTGGTTAGAGGGGGTTGGGTTCGAGGTCCGCGAAGCCAGCCAAGGGGAAGAAGCAATTGATTTATGGACAAACTGGCAGCCCCATCTGATTTGTCTCGACATGCGTATGCCTGTACTTGACGGCTATGGTGTAGCCCGCCAGGTGCGCCAGCTGCCCGGTGGCAGTGCTACAGTAATTGTCGCCGTTACCGCTAGCGTGTTCGAAGAGCAGCAGTCAGACTGCATCGCGGCGGGCTGTAATGCTGTGTTGCCCAAGCCTCTCCAGCGCGATCAACTGTTAGAACAGGTTGGTTGTAGCCTTGGCCTCATCTACCAGTACGCCGAGGTCGCGCAGACCGACGCCAAAACAGCTGTAGTTGGCCCCCTCAGTGTTGATGGACAGAGTTCAGGCAGAGATCAGCGCCCCCTTACCCAAGCCGACTTCAGTTCGCTGGCTCCCGACTGGCTAGCTCAAATTCATCAGGCGGCTCAGGCTGCTAACGATCGACAGGTTCGCCAGCTGATCGCTCAACTTCCCGCCGAGCAGAAGGTTCTGGCTCAGCGGCTAGACCGCCTGGTTAACGATTTTCGCCTTGACGTCATTATCGACCTGACGGCTGTTCCCACCGCACCGGTTTCCCTGTAG
- a CDS encoding TatD family hydrolase, giving the protein MPLVDTHVHLNFESFAGDLDELAQAWRQAGVLALVHSCVEPGDFPAMQRIADRIPELFLAVGLHPLDMDKWSSATADQIAQLAISDSRVVAIGETGLDFFKADDEAVQREAFWQQLTVAHRQNLPVIVHCRDAASATAEVIREFQLTVGSVTGVMHCWAGTPEETQTFLDLGFYISFSGIVTFKNAHQVKASAQMVPSDRLLVETDCPFLTPEPRRKERRNQPAFVYHVATHLAALRQVEFEALAQITTHNAVTLFNLPKSLVFSSADADTLRLPTPTAG; this is encoded by the coding sequence ATGCCTCTGGTTGATACCCACGTACATCTCAACTTTGAATCGTTCGCTGGGGATCTCGACGAACTAGCCCAGGCCTGGCGACAGGCCGGGGTTTTGGCTTTGGTACATTCTTGCGTAGAGCCAGGAGACTTTCCGGCAATGCAGCGCATCGCCGATCGTATTCCGGAGCTGTTCCTGGCTGTGGGGCTCCATCCCCTCGATATGGATAAGTGGAGTAGTGCTACGGCAGATCAGATTGCTCAGCTAGCGATTTCTGACAGTCGCGTTGTCGCTATCGGCGAGACCGGCCTCGATTTTTTCAAAGCCGATGATGAAGCCGTACAGCGCGAAGCCTTCTGGCAACAGTTGACCGTTGCCCATCGCCAAAATCTACCGGTTATCGTTCACTGTCGAGATGCGGCCTCGGCTACTGCTGAAGTGATTCGAGAGTTTCAGCTCACTGTTGGTTCTGTCACTGGTGTAATGCATTGCTGGGCGGGCACTCCAGAAGAAACTCAAACGTTTCTAGATCTGGGCTTCTACATCAGTTTTAGCGGCATCGTTACTTTTAAGAATGCCCATCAGGTCAAGGCTTCAGCTCAGATGGTGCCCAGCGATCGACTGCTGGTCGAAACCGACTGTCCTTTTCTGACCCCTGAGCCTCGCCGCAAGGAGCGACGCAACCAGCCAGCCTTTGTATATCATGTGGCGACCCACCTAGCCGCGCTGCGCCAGGTTGAATTTGAGGCTTTAGCCCAGATCACTACTCATAACGCTGTGACGTTGTTTAACTTACCCAAGTCCCTTGTATTTTCTTCCGCTGATGCCGATACACTTCGTCTTCCGACCCCAACGGCCGGTTAG
- a CDS encoding CTP synthase, with product MTKFVFVTGGVVSSIGKGIVASSLGRLLKSRDYSVSILKLDPYINVDPGTMSPFQHGEVFVTEDGAETDLDLGHYERFTDTAMSRLNSVTTGSIYQAVINRERRGDYQGGTVQVIPHITNEIKERIHRVARNTNPDVVITEIGGTVGDIESLPFLEAIRQFRKDVGRQDVLYMHVTLVPYIASAGELKTKPTQHSVKELRSIGIQPDILVCRCECALPQPMKEKIAEFCDVPAEAVITCQDASSIYEVPLKLEHEGLAHQAIKILALDQRQPHLGQWETLVEGLYSSSRPVDIAIVGKYVSLNDAYLSVVEALRHAAIAHRAALNVRWINSEDIEVNGPDAHLSGVNGILVPGGFGSRGIDGKVQAIRYARERNIPFLGLCLGMQCSVVEWACNVAHLEGADSSEFSPETPNPVISLLPEQQDVVDLGGTMRLGLYPCRLAPDTLASRLYGEEVIYERHRHRYEFNNAYRNLFLESGYQVSGTSPDGRLVEIIELPNHPFFIASQFHPEFQSRPSAPHPLFLGLVNAALETTMSHIPVPLEVGATVDG from the coding sequence ATGACGAAGTTTGTATTTGTAACCGGCGGCGTGGTGTCGAGCATCGGCAAAGGCATTGTGGCATCCAGCCTGGGGCGGTTGCTCAAGTCGCGAGACTATTCCGTTTCCATTCTGAAGCTCGATCCCTACATCAATGTTGACCCCGGCACCATGAGCCCCTTTCAGCATGGGGAGGTATTCGTTACCGAAGATGGGGCTGAAACCGATCTCGACCTAGGCCACTACGAACGCTTTACCGACACTGCCATGTCGAGACTGAACAGCGTCACCACAGGATCGATCTACCAGGCGGTGATCAACCGAGAGCGGCGGGGCGATTACCAGGGGGGCACGGTGCAGGTGATTCCCCACATCACCAACGAAATTAAGGAGCGGATTCATCGGGTGGCTCGCAACACCAACCCCGATGTGGTGATCACTGAGATTGGCGGCACTGTGGGCGACATTGAGTCCCTGCCCTTTCTAGAGGCAATTCGCCAGTTTCGCAAAGACGTGGGCCGTCAAGATGTGCTTTACATGCACGTTACCCTGGTGCCTTACATTGCCTCGGCAGGAGAGCTCAAGACTAAGCCCACCCAGCACTCGGTGAAGGAGCTGCGCTCTATTGGCATCCAGCCAGATATCTTGGTGTGCCGCTGCGAGTGCGCCCTGCCTCAGCCGATGAAGGAGAAAATTGCTGAGTTCTGTGACGTGCCCGCCGAAGCGGTCATTACCTGCCAAGATGCCAGCAGCATTTATGAGGTGCCCCTCAAGCTAGAGCACGAAGGGTTGGCCCATCAGGCTATCAAGATTCTTGCCCTCGATCAGCGTCAGCCCCACCTAGGTCAGTGGGAAACCTTAGTAGAAGGGCTTTACAGTTCCAGTCGTCCAGTTGATATTGCCATTGTTGGCAAGTACGTCAGCCTCAACGATGCTTATTTGTCGGTGGTGGAAGCCCTGCGCCACGCAGCGATCGCCCATCGGGCTGCCCTCAACGTGCGCTGGATCAACTCCGAAGATATCGAGGTCAACGGCCCAGATGCTCATTTGAGCGGCGTCAACGGCATTTTGGTGCCAGGGGGATTTGGATCTCGAGGTATTGACGGCAAGGTGCAGGCCATTCGCTATGCTCGAGAGCGGAATATTCCCTTTTTGGGGCTGTGCCTGGGTATGCAGTGCTCAGTGGTGGAGTGGGCCTGCAATGTTGCTCACCTAGAAGGTGCCGATAGCTCAGAATTTTCCCCTGAGACTCCTAACCCGGTGATTAGTCTGCTACCTGAGCAACAGGACGTGGTTGACTTGGGTGGCACCATGCGCCTAGGGCTATACCCCTGCCGTCTTGCCCCTGACACTTTGGCTAGCCGCCTCTATGGCGAAGAGGTGATCTACGAACGCCATCGCCACCGCTACGAGTTTAACAACGCCTACCGTAACCTATTCCTGGAATCAGGGTATCAGGTCAGCGGCACCTCCCCTGACGGTCGTCTAGTGGAAATTATTGAGCTGCCTAATCATCCGTTCTTTATTGCTAGCCAGTTTCACCCCGAGTTTCAGTCGCGCCCCAGCGCCCCTCACCCGCTGTTTTTAGGGTTGGTCAATGCTGCCCTAGAAACCACAATGTCACACATACCAGTACCGTTGGAAGTTGGGGCGACTGTGGACGGCTAA
- the rpsT gene encoding 30S ribosomal protein S20 has protein sequence MANIKSALKRIEVAERNRLHNRSYKSAVKTLTKNYLAAVEAHQADPSPDSLKQVESTMAAAYSKIDKAVKRGVLHPNTGARKKSRIARAIKAQEAAGAAS, from the coding sequence GTGGCAAACATTAAGTCTGCACTGAAACGAATTGAAGTTGCCGAGCGCAATCGGCTCCATAACCGGTCCTATAAATCGGCGGTTAAAACCCTAACCAAAAACTACCTCGCTGCGGTCGAGGCTCATCAGGCTGACCCTAGCCCCGACTCTCTCAAGCAGGTCGAATCTACTATGGCCGCCGCCTACAGCAAGATCGACAAAGCCGTTAAGCGTGGTGTGCTTCACCCCAACACTGGGGCTCGTAAGAAGTCGCGTATAGCCCGGGCAATCAAGGCTCAGGAGGCGGCAGGGGCTGCGTCTTAG